The Camelina sativa cultivar DH55 chromosome 18, Cs, whole genome shotgun sequence DNA window atgtcattatttaataactaatttatcatttaaatcTAATATAAAAAAGCTTTGGGTTAAgggtaaattataaaatttgatgtaaaaaataacattggaaatataaaaagacagtctttgtgaaacaaagaaaaaattctgtaattactctttagtctttactactaccaaaaattgtctttatgaacacattaaataaccaattatatgttttttcattttaacatttttatagttacgaAACGCATACGTTAAtattacatactcctatcttatactccctccggtttttattacttgtcattctagagaATTTAATGCAAATTAAGAAACTATGTAAATTAACAAGTTTAACCTcacaaataatttattattttatttattgtgttaGTTTAATAGGGTTATATTTGGAActtcaacaatatttttctttatgtaaaggtgagtatttacattttttagaaacagtaattaattgtataattttcacaattattttttatcttatataaaaagtaatcattttcttgtaaaattagcaacttaaaattaaaataagtaaacaatattataattttgaattttattatatatagaatttcCTTAGAATGatcttttctaaatttaaaagcatttaaatttttataattttcttgtaattgccttttaatatttttaaaactgttaaaaaaaacttttgttttacatttggaagtttactttttttttaatattttaaataaaataaggttttcttttctctattttacttttacataaaacattttttttttgtaggttttgaatttttacatttttttttaataaatttagaattgatatgtgtcaacatctgaataataaaattgacatatgtcataatcttGTTAACGAGTAACTtggacatcaaactttatataataagaaaaaaaggggAGAATTACATATAAAGgaataattatttgatttacATGTTAATTAACATTGTTTTTGATTACAAGCAAACCAAAAACCTAACCGAAAACTAAAATTCACAGAAATTAAACTTTCAAAAGTTTGGGAACATAAAGATAAAACGAAACTAATAGGGAGGAccatatatgtaaatatattcaCCTCAGTACAAGTTTTCGTCTCCCTAATTTGggtcctccttcttcttcttctctcttttgcctCTGAGCTTTGAAAATTCCCCCGCGCCTGTCTCCTCCGACTCTCAATCTCGCTTCACTCCGTCGTTATTCTCACTGTTTCCGGTCACCGGAGCTCCGTCTCGTCACTTTAATCCTTTACAAAGACCAGGTTAGGGTTCTATATCTACACTGGCTACTGAGGAAGTGCGAGAGAACTAAAGGGAATTTCTGGAATCAGTTCCTAATGATTTAAATGGTTAATTGGATTGAACAATACGCTTCATTTTATACCCATTTTTTTAAGTTCTGTACAATTTCGCTTTCAAATCCTTTTTTggagttttaattttgtttttaggaacTTAAATGGCGATTTTTAATTACATTCGTTAGGGTTTTAGCTGAATGGATTCAATCAGTGATATGTTGGGCTTGATTCGTATCTGAGAACCTTCTGAGATTGTTTCccatttgttatattttgtatgtttattttttcgttttggtcctttttttttttttcaggtttacTGAGCTGCAAGCACTTGTTATCATGTCTAGGTGAGCTtttgcctttgttttttttttctcactctttCATGGATACTTATAAATGTTTAACTATGATGATatgcaaaagatgagaaaatatGCTAGGACCCATTGACCCAAGAAATGGATGAGAGGTTTTTTTTGCTCTTGTTCTATGTCTGCTTCTGCGAGCTGTGTTATTAATGTGAAATGCGTCATCTAAGCTCTATCTTTCCGTGTTCAGtgataaacaaaaatgattgtATAGATTCAATGCTTAAGGTTGCCATCTCTAcaattgttactttttttttcataaaaaaacttACGAGTGTCAGTGTGTGTGCTTGTAAAACTTGACAGGGAGGATTTTAGTGATACACTGCGAGTACTTGTGGCGACTGATTGCCACTTGGGCTACATGGAGAAGGATGAAATCAGGCGGCATGATTCGTTTAAGGCTTTTGAAGAGATATGTTCTATAGCGGAGGAGAAACAGGTTTGATATTGACTAATCCCTAGCCAGTATTATCAAGCGTTTGGATCATCTTGATAACTAGTGAATGGTATTTTgcctgacaaaaaaaaattcaaccaactGCAAGGAAGAACTCTAAGAAAGTTTCATTTCATCTATTTTTACTCTTTTGAAACAGGTGGACTTCTTACTCCTCGGAGGTGATCTTTTTCATGAGAATAAACCCTCTAGAACCACACTTGTCAAAGCCATTGAAATTCTTCGTCGCCACTGTCTCAATGATAAACCAGTGCAGTTTCAAGTAGTCAGCGACCAGACTGTAAATTTTCAGAATGCGTGAGACTCTACTCTTCTGCTATTAATGATATCATATCAGAAAATATTACCAACTAATTGGCAGATTGAATCAAATTTGTGTATAATACATAGTTTGTTGTACACATAGTTTTTCAAGATATTGATTAATCTCTATTCCTTGACATTATTATCTGGCTACAGATTTGGTCATGTAAATTACGAGGATCCACACTTCAATGTAGGCTTGCCCGTGTTCAGTATTCATGGAAACCATGATGATCCAGCCGGAGTGGTACATAATTTACATCTACAGACTCTTGTTATACAAACTCATTTGAATAGATACTGGATTACTTAGTAAATACgcattttattgtttttctgTTCTATGTCGCTTCTGCCAACAGGACAACCTTTCTGCAATTGATATTCTTTCCGCATGCAACCTTGTGAACTATTTTGGAAAGATGGTTCTTGGTGGTTCAGGTGTTGGCCAGATTTCCCTCTACCCTATACTTATGAGGAAGGTTGGTGTAAAGAATTTTTTAACTTAGACACCTATCTCCTCCCAGACTTCTTGGACTatcatttaatcaaataaatgttCAGGGTTCAACAACCGTGGCTCTCTATGGTTTAGGAAACATCAGGGATGAACGTCTCAATAGAATGTTTCAGGTAATCCAGAGGATACTAACCTTTTGCTAtacaattattattgtttttatattcatttgtttcaCAGACTCCACATGCTGTCCAATGGATGAGGCCTGAAGTTCAAGAAGGATGTGATGTATCTGACTGGTTCAACATTCTGGTCCTTCATCAAAATAGGTAGATCATTTCATtgcaataatatatttttagatccTTTTCTTACCCTTCTATATATGAAAGTTTGATTCCGTACTCATATGCTGTGACTTGCAGGGTGAAATCAAACCCCAAAAATGCAATAAGTGAGCACTTTCTTCCACGGTTCCTCGACTTCATTGTGTGGGGACATGAGCATGAATGCCTTATCGACCCCCAGGtccattaaaattttgatttttggagtTATTGCTTTTAAATAAGAGTGAGGCACCATGTTCATTGCCTCTTTGAGCTGAAAGCGATAAACTTTTGAAGGAGGTATCTGGAATGGGCTTCCACATCACACAACCGGGATCATCTGTGGCAACGTCGCTTATTGACGGGGAATCAAAGCCAAAGCATGTTCTTCTCTTAGAAATCAAGGTTCTTCACCAAACAAtctaaaatttcatattcaCTTCGCTGGTACTGCTTAGTCTATATACTTCTTATATAGATTTTAGCCTTTTTAATCAAGCATGTAAGCCTGAGTGAAAATACATGAGTTACAGGGTAATCAGTATCGTCCTACAAAGATACCTCTGACATCTGTGAGGCCTTTTGAGTATACAGAGGTAAAGTTTATTTTGCTTATATATGTTATGGTGGTGGCAGACTTCTTTGCTTACATATTTTCAGAGTGCAGATTGTTTTAAAGGATGAAGGTGATATTGATCCCAATGATCAAAACTCAATTCTCGAACACTTGGATAAAGTGGTAAACTATTCCCCCTTCTCATAGTTCATGTGGACATTTTTCTCTCCTGCCTCCTTTTTTAAATTTCTCTACTATATCTACAAAATTGTTAGGTCAGAAGTCTAATAGAGAAAGCCAGCAAAAAAGCTGTCAACAGATCAGAGATCAAACTCCCATTGGTTCGAATCAAGGTAATTTGTTTCCAAGTTTTCTTCACTCTGCTGCAACTTCTAGCAACATATAATTGAACCTTTATTTTCCTACAAAACTAGAGGCTAGGCTCTGCCAGTTTGATGCATGCACACCATAGCCACACACACATATTTgttattatgaatattaaatGACTAAAGAAAGACTAAGATCGGGTTGAATCTTTCAGGTAGATTACTCTGGATTTATGACGATAAATCCTCAAAGGTTTGGACAGAAATATGTGGGAAAGGTACTTAAAAATTAGTTACTGTGTAACATGATGCTGACCATGCGTTCTAGAATGTTGGGCAAACTTATGACAAATTCTCACGTACTTTCAGGTTGCAAATCCTCAggacattttaatattttccaagGCTTCTAAGAAGGGTCGGAGCGAAGGTCTGGGAAATAGTGTATTAGCAATGTATTCAATTATTTCGGGATTAAATTGTTGCGTTTGCTTTTACTCTAGCTTGGAATTGCTTATTGATGGATGGGTATAAGAGGAACTAGCAAGCTACATAATCTGAAATATAGTAATGGAGAACAGTATGGGCCTATGATAACCTCCTTTGTTGTGTGGAGCTTGATATTGATGTATTGTGTCTAATTTTCACTTGACTTGTTATAATGTTTCTCAGTGTATAACCTGTAGCATCAGAATTCTGCCAACCCTACGGTTTATCTCTAGTTAGCATATTGGATACTTAATGGAACCGAAATTTCTATAATTTGTTGTCTAGCGAATTGTATATGGCAATGATGCATGTCTTGATAGTAAAACAGTTGGACCATTTTATTGATCtgtttagttattatatatttcgATCTTCCATTTCACAGCCAGCATCGATGATTCTGAGAGGCTTCGTCCAGAAGAACTGAACCAGCAAAATATAGAAGCTTTGGTAGCTGAAAACAACCTGGTACATCCTGCAACCCtcttttcttatgattttgtttttatcgtCTACCCCTCTATAACATCGCCACAGAAGGGTATAGATACTTGGATAGTTACCTAATGGGCACGAGTACACTATGGGATGATCATTCTATCCTCTTGTGCAGAAAATGGAGATCCTTCCAGTTAACGATCTGGATGTTGCTCTTCACAATTTTGTGAACAAAGATGATAAACTAGCTTTCTACTCATGTGTTCAGTACAATCTTCAAGAGACTCGGGTATGTAACTTTTGTTGTAATTCACCATTCGAGACTAATTCCTGCGTAGGATGTTATATTTATTAGCACGTCCTTATTATCGTTTATGATTAATCTCTTCCCATTTTGTACAGGGTAAACTTGCAAAGGATTCAGATGCCCAGAAAATTGAGGAAGAGGACTTGATTCTTAAAGTGGGAGAGTGCTTAGAGGCAAGAAAGATTTAATGTTTGGTTACTTTCTGCCGCAAATCAATGGGAATCAGTCGAACGTCGATCTGACTTGCATTATTGTTTGTGCAGGAACGCTTGAAAGATAGGTCCACTCGGCCCACTGGTTCCTCACAGTTCTTATCCACTGGATTGACATCAGAGGTGTAAATTCTCACTCTTAAGAATATTGGTACAGAATTTTATACTCACCTCTCTATCCTGCTTACTCGCAATGCTATTTCTACCTGATATTGGTACAGAATTTGACGAAAAGAAGCAGTGGCATTGCGAATGCTTCGTTCAGTGATGATGAAGACACGACTCAGATGTCTGGTTTAGAGCCTGCCACTAGAGGACGAAGAGGTTCATCGACTGCTAATACATCTCGTGGTAGAGCTAAAGCCCCAACCAGAGGAAGAGGCCGTGGTAAGGCCTCAAGTGCGATGAAGCAGACCACTCTTGATGGTTCTCTTGGTTTTCGCCAGTCTCAAAGGTAACTTTTTAATTACGTTTAACCAGTTTAGGGTAAGATTCAAGGACGTGGAATGCTTTTATTGGCATCACTGGTTAGCTAAGGTTACGTCCCTGATTTGTCTTTCGTAGATCTGCTTCAGCTGCTGCGTCAGCTTCCTTCAAAAGTGCTTCCgccattgaagaagatgatgtagaTTCTCCTTCAAGCGAAGAAGCAGAGCCAGAACATTTTAACAAAGTTGACAGCACTTCGGTATTGACATTTCTTACACCGTTATTTATTCACTACAATTAGAAAGCCCATATAGTttacataaaagcatatatctCTTGGCACTGTTATCTCTCTATTTGAAGTAAATATGCATCATGATTCTTGTGTTGATATTTATTAAAGGAGGACGATGAGAACACTAAAGGCAAAGGACGTAAAAGACCAGCTACTACTAAGAGAGGCAGAGGTAGAGGTTCCGGGACTTCAAAACGTGGTAGAAAAAACGAAAGCTCTTCTTCACTTCATAGGCTACTCAGCAAAGACGATGACGAggacgaagatgatgaagacataGAGAAGAAGCTTAACAGATCTCAGCCTCGGGTTTGTTAATCACATGATCTATTTTCCATTGTTTCGTTGCTTCGTGCTTATTTGCCGGTTTAAGCAAGTTCTTATATTACATTTCAGATCAAAAGCTCACTTTATAGTACAACTTGTAAATGCAGGTTACAAGGAACTATGGAGCTCTAAGAAGATAGATTCATATCAACCACGGATTCATATCAACCATGAGCTTCATCTTTATGTTCTTTTCTAACAACCTCCCAATCGAAATaacttctgaaaaaaaaaaatctgttcgTTTCTAAcgctaaaaaaagaaagaaaagagtgttGTGAGCTGtatagagttttttttgctctgttaAGGTTTTGTTGTTTATGAATGAGACAATACAACTAATCAACAAGTTACTTAGGCCACTAATTTAACATCTATCTTAACTTTCATCATTCGACTAGAGAgatcttaatttatttattttagtttcttggtttggtttgttttaaaacCTCTTGAAATGTTTCCGCAACCtgttttgttaaatttcatACTTTATATCCTAAGCATACAGAAATGTTGCCGCAATGTGTTTATATTTTGAGGTGAAATGTGGAAAGGGGCCAATTGTACAAATGATGACAACATCTACAGCGATTTCAGATGTAGCTAATGTCCTCAATCACCACCAATAGTCATTCAAATCAATACAACTACAAAATGTGAGACATCGATCGAGCAATACAATGAATACAACAacctaaatataattaaacatatgTCTTATCCCGAAAACGCTTTGCTCTCAAATTCTTTTAGCAAGATTTGTTTCCACTTCCAAATAAACTCCAAAGAAACGTTTTGCTGTCAAATTTTCTTAGCAAGATTTGTTTCCTTGCTCCAACTGTTGAGACTCCTTAACCCCAAAGGCGTCGACTTTCCTTGGGAGAAGACCAAACAAACCAAGACAAAAGAGGAAACTTGCTCTGTTCTAGCGGAACTTCAGAACAGAGGAATCAATGTTTGATGCAGaggaagaacagagagagaaagaggatgagttgcaggaaaaaaaaaaggtaaccgAGAGAACACAAGCGTGTTTGGTAACCCAGTTCACTCCCAAAAGGGCAGCTACGTCTGGGCCGAGTCACAGCTCGGAATCCACTAAAGTCTGAGATTGTGTTTTGCAAGATAGAGTTTACAAGTGACCGCCTAATACCCTTCACTAGTACTTAGACTCACTCTGTAGAACTCTCCCTcaaaaaggaccaaaaaaaGTTCACACGTTTTTCTCTCCTTCTTACAATCTCGAATGTTCTCTCTAACAcactctaactctctctctatgtAAGCCTCTATTTATAACCATATAAGCTAGGGCTTCCTTGTGTTAAGACAAGTCGCTTTCCTTGCAATCCGTATTGCCGGTTGCAGTCTTGAAACACGCTTTGTCGAAGTCAAAGCCAAGATGTCCAAATCACTTCTGGGCACATACAGACAAACTGTCCTTATGGCTGAACCACTGCAAATTCTTTTTCGTCGGTTCCCCATGAATGTGGTCCCAAAGAAGTAAGCTTAACCTGGGTTTGATTTACTTCACCATGGTTAGCTTCCAACGGACATATTGCTTAGACATTCAAATACTAGCTTGGTGCTCGAAGTCTTCATCTTCACAAATCTCCACCTGAAGACATGAGGATCAagccaatcaaacaacaacacacaacggTAGGGAGAGATTAGTAAAACCTGACTTTAGTTTCCCAGATTCCTGACTCGGCTTCCCTGAGTTTATTACTCAGACTTGACCTGCAGCAAGTTCAAAGCAGCTTTAAACTTGCACACAGGTACGATCTTGGTGAAGATATCCGCAGGATTGATTTCAGTGGATATCTTGGTCACCTCCACCACTCCATCTTCAATGATCTCACGAATGTAGTGGTACCTTATGTCAATGTGCTTAGTTCTTTCATGATGCACATTGTTCTTCGAGAGTGAAATGGCACTCTGCGAATCACAGAATATCTCCACACTCTTCTGTTCGTAACCGAGATCTTTCAGTAACCCTCTTAGCCAAACAGCTTCCTTTAcagcttctgttaatgccatGTACTCAGACTCGGTTGTGGAGAGAGATACAACTCTCTGCTGACCGGACTTCCAACTTATGGTGTTACCTCCTAGCGTAAACACCAAGCCTGTGATAGATCTTCTTCTGTCAGGATCGGAGCCATAGTCAGCATCACAGTATCCTTCAATCATGAACTctgaattcttcttcttgtaacaCAGCTTCGTGTTCAAAGTCCCCTTGATGTACTTTAGAACCCACTTGACTCCAAGCCAATGATCCTTTATAGGTTGGCTCATGTATCTGCTCACAATGCCTACTAGATAGGCTAAATCAGGACGAGTGCCGATCATAGCATACATGATACTACCAACGGCACTGCAGTAAGGTACTGACTTCATATACTCTTCATCTCGTTCCAATTTCTCCTTTGTAGCAGAACGCAACTTCAACTGAGC harbors:
- the LOC104761450 gene encoding double-strand break repair protein MRE11, with product MSREDFSDTLRVLVATDCHLGYMEKDEIRRHDSFKAFEEICSIAEEKQVDFLLLGGDLFHENKPSRTTLVKAIEILRRHCLNDKPVQFQVVSDQTVNFQNAFGHVNYEDPHFNVGLPVFSIHGNHDDPAGVDNLSAIDILSACNLVNYFGKMVLGGSGVGQISLYPILMRKGSTTVALYGLGNIRDERLNRMFQTPHAVQWMRPEVQEGCDVSDWFNILVLHQNRVKSNPKNAISEHFLPRFLDFIVWGHEHECLIDPQEVSGMGFHITQPGSSVATSLIDGESKPKHVLLLEIKGNQYRPTKIPLTSVRPFEYTEIVLKDEGDIDPNDQNSILEHLDKVVRSLIEKASKKAVNRSEIKLPLVRIKVDYSGFMTINPQRFGQKYVGKVANPQDILIFSKASKKGRSEASIDDSERLRPEELNQQNIEALVAENNLKMEILPVNDLDVALHNFVNKDDKLAFYSCVQYNLQETRGKLAKDSDAQKIEEEDLILKVGECLEERLKDRSTRPTGSSQFLSTGLTSENLTKRSSGIANASFSDDEDTTQMSGLEPATRGRRGSSTANTSRGRAKAPTRGRGRGKASSAMKQTTLDGSLGFRQSQRSASAAASASFKSASAIEEDDVDSPSSEEAEPEHFNKVDSTSEDDENTKGKGRKRPATTKRGRGRGSGTSKRGRKNESSSSLHRLLSKDDDEDEDDEDIEKKLNRSQPRVTRNYGALRR